One part of the Rhodococcus oxybenzonivorans genome encodes these proteins:
- a CDS encoding glucose 1-dehydrogenase yields the protein MNRLDGKVALVTGAARGMGASHARKFVEEGAKVILTDLSDAAGKELAEDLGGNALFLHHDVTDPQSWAEVVEHGVRAFGDITVLVNNAGILGPVTQTAELSEADYRTVCAINQDGVFYGMKSVLPSMERAGIGAIVNISSIAGIAANYGFPSLAYVASKFAVRGMTKATAIEYGPKNIRVNSVHPGFIQTPMMVEATDESGGDALGLIPLGRIADPNEVSNLVLFLASDESSYITGAEHLIDAGMLAQ from the coding sequence ATGAACAGACTGGATGGCAAAGTCGCACTCGTCACCGGGGCAGCTCGCGGAATGGGGGCGTCCCACGCCCGGAAATTCGTCGAGGAGGGCGCCAAGGTCATCTTGACGGACTTGTCTGATGCCGCTGGCAAAGAGTTGGCCGAAGATCTTGGGGGCAATGCCCTCTTCCTTCATCACGATGTCACTGATCCGCAGTCGTGGGCCGAGGTGGTCGAACACGGCGTCCGTGCCTTTGGCGACATCACGGTCCTCGTCAACAACGCGGGTATTCTCGGACCCGTTACACAGACCGCAGAACTGAGTGAGGCCGACTATCGGACGGTGTGCGCGATCAACCAAGACGGGGTCTTCTACGGGATGAAGTCGGTCCTACCGTCCATGGAACGCGCAGGAATCGGCGCCATCGTCAACATCTCGTCCATCGCCGGAATCGCGGCCAACTACGGATTTCCCAGCCTCGCCTACGTTGCGAGCAAATTCGCGGTACGCGGCATGACGAAGGCAACCGCGATAGAGTATGGGCCGAAGAATATCAGGGTCAATTCCGTCCATCCGGGATTTATCCAGACACCGATGATGGTGGAAGCTACCGATGAATCGGGCGGTGACGCGCTCGGACTGATCCCTTTGGGAAGAATCGCCGATCCGAACGAGGTGTCCAATCTCGTGCTCTTCCTTGCTTCGGACGAATCCTCTTACATCACCGGTGCCGAACACCTTATCGACGCCGGCATGCTCGCCCAATAG
- a CDS encoding class I adenylate-forming enzyme family protein yields MVDTGDWCEVLPVADLLVRGARSHPDRDLIVFPDSRYTYADVLERATHVARGLIALGVRRGDHVGLLAPNGIEFIEGFFGAALIGGVIVPLNARHKASELGYIVRNADLAAVLTVSGDDAYVDFVDVMHDALPSLAEAVTDRDLHLPEAPLLRQAVLLRGESNNRGFVGRSTLDRLAETVPPSDMDQIRRRVRIRDAAAILYTSGTTANPKGCVLTHEALTRGPVERAGKRLVTDDRHISWAGGPLFHIAALSPLIGAMGAGGTYVTDIYFEPGRALTLMKQERPTTAWPWFPAMMQSLLDHPSFDAAALDSLRYLFLIGPRVLIEQVQQTFPIAELVAACGMTETAGIYALSERSDTITDRSGTQGKAAPGIELRIVDPDTGADQPQGTPGEMLVRGYCVTEGYYKDPIKTAAAIDTDGWFHTGDLYSRTETDCLVFHGRLKDMLKVGGENVAAIEVEAFLCEHPAVKAAAVIGRPDERLDEVPVAFIEIRAGHSVEPEEVIQFCQGRIARYKVPRAVHLVQPDDWPMSATKINKRALAERLAEIETGVGAL; encoded by the coding sequence ATGGTTGACACTGGTGACTGGTGCGAGGTGCTACCGGTTGCAGATCTCCTGGTCCGCGGGGCCCGGAGCCATCCCGACCGGGACTTGATTGTTTTCCCGGACAGCCGATACACCTACGCAGACGTGCTCGAACGGGCAACGCACGTTGCGCGCGGACTCATCGCCCTCGGGGTACGTCGGGGCGACCACGTCGGTCTGCTCGCCCCGAACGGAATCGAGTTCATTGAGGGCTTCTTCGGCGCGGCGCTGATTGGCGGTGTGATCGTTCCGCTCAATGCTCGACACAAGGCCAGTGAGCTCGGGTACATCGTCCGAAACGCGGACTTGGCCGCAGTGTTGACGGTGTCCGGAGATGACGCTTATGTCGACTTCGTCGACGTCATGCACGACGCTCTTCCATCATTGGCCGAGGCCGTCACGGACCGGGACCTGCACCTCCCGGAGGCACCCCTGCTGCGGCAGGCAGTACTCCTCCGCGGTGAGAGCAACAACCGAGGGTTCGTCGGCCGCTCGACGCTTGATCGGTTGGCGGAGACGGTTCCCCCCTCGGATATGGATCAGATTCGGCGGCGAGTCAGAATTCGCGACGCCGCAGCAATCCTGTATACCTCAGGCACCACCGCGAACCCCAAAGGCTGCGTCCTTACCCATGAGGCTTTGACCCGCGGGCCAGTCGAGCGCGCCGGCAAACGGCTCGTGACGGACGATCGCCATATCAGCTGGGCCGGCGGTCCGCTCTTCCACATCGCCGCACTCTCGCCGCTGATCGGAGCGATGGGAGCGGGAGGAACCTACGTCACTGATATCTATTTCGAACCCGGTCGTGCCCTGACGCTGATGAAGCAGGAGCGTCCGACCACTGCCTGGCCGTGGTTCCCCGCGATGATGCAATCATTGTTGGACCACCCCTCGTTCGACGCAGCAGCGCTCGACTCGCTTCGCTACTTGTTCTTGATCGGACCGCGAGTCCTGATCGAGCAAGTTCAGCAAACCTTCCCCATCGCAGAACTCGTGGCCGCATGCGGGATGACCGAAACCGCTGGTATTTACGCGCTCAGCGAGCGATCCGACACCATCACAGACCGCTCGGGAACCCAGGGCAAGGCTGCCCCTGGAATCGAGCTGCGCATCGTCGATCCCGACACCGGCGCCGACCAACCTCAGGGCACCCCGGGCGAAATGCTTGTGCGCGGATACTGCGTCACGGAGGGCTATTACAAGGATCCGATCAAGACAGCGGCAGCGATCGACACGGATGGGTGGTTCCACACCGGCGATTTGTACAGTCGGACCGAGACGGACTGCCTCGTGTTCCACGGCAGGCTCAAGGACATGCTGAAGGTCGGCGGCGAGAACGTTGCGGCCATCGAGGTCGAAGCCTTCCTGTGTGAGCATCCGGCCGTCAAGGCCGCGGCCGTGATCGGCCGACCCGATGAGCGTCTCGACGAGGTTCCCGTCGCGTTCATCGAGATTCGCGCAGGCCACAGCGTCGAGCCCGAGGAAGTGATCCAGTTCTGCCAAGGCAGGATCGCGCGGTACAAGGTCCCCCGCGCGGTGCACCTCGTCCAACCCGATGACTGGCCGATGTCCGCGACCAAGATCAACAAGCGCGCACTCGCAGAGCGCCTCGCGGAAATAGAAACCGGCGTCGGCGCGCTTTAA
- a CDS encoding NAD(P)/FAD-dependent oxidoreductase, producing the protein MQTASPVTSATATESSQFNPDGLSESEVRTAVSIANVPALLMVVYQTTGEEKWLEQPYRPTRGKGLGDHDSGGLTEEIQEEIRQAAVQAILDFQAGVKPAIEAPTAEQTVRMISVCMGEPVADQYGPMLSLELARRAAPNAPELALPPVEPPVGFNVIVIGTGVAGIAAAHQLEDMGIDYIILEKQPEAGGNWWQNTYPGAGVDTPSHLYSFSFAKNDWNTHFELRNELQEYFGRVLKEVGGNERVRYNTEVLAATYDETSRGWHVEVRNADGSIETLRSNVVISAVGVLNRPVTPNLPGMESFRGTSFHSANWPEGLEVEGKRVAIVGTGASSMQITPAIADRVEHLTVFQRSPQWVAPFEKFRMPIPTELRRLLQSCPLYHSWYWIRLFWQFGDKVIESLRVDPEWEHPERSVNARNDAHREYFTRYITAQVGDRTDLLDKVMPDYPPFGKRILLDNGWYEALRRDNVDLVNESVAAVTETGLVSASGAEIDADIIVWATGFEAARFVSSLDVRGVDGLSLREAWNDDDPRAYLGVSVPQFPNFFMLGGPNSFPGSGSFMFFMEVQMRYIRGLLTKMFEQDIAAIDARTDATEQYNELVDTTHARTVWTHRGMSTYYRNSRGRVVFVMPFLNVEYWEMTRRPDLENYTVR; encoded by the coding sequence ATGCAGACAGCCAGTCCGGTCACATCCGCAACCGCGACCGAGTCGAGTCAGTTCAACCCGGACGGCCTCAGTGAGTCCGAGGTACGGACTGCGGTGTCCATCGCGAATGTCCCCGCTCTGCTGATGGTGGTCTACCAAACGACCGGAGAGGAGAAGTGGCTCGAGCAGCCCTACCGCCCCACACGCGGTAAGGGTCTCGGCGACCACGACTCCGGAGGACTCACCGAGGAGATCCAGGAGGAAATCCGCCAGGCGGCAGTGCAGGCAATCCTGGACTTCCAGGCCGGAGTCAAGCCCGCGATCGAGGCACCGACAGCTGAACAGACAGTCCGGATGATCAGCGTCTGCATGGGCGAGCCGGTCGCAGACCAGTACGGCCCGATGTTGTCGCTCGAGCTGGCGCGCCGCGCAGCGCCGAACGCCCCCGAGCTCGCACTCCCCCCCGTCGAACCACCCGTCGGATTCAACGTCATCGTGATCGGCACTGGTGTCGCCGGCATCGCAGCAGCTCATCAGCTCGAAGACATGGGCATCGATTACATAATTCTCGAAAAGCAACCGGAAGCCGGCGGCAACTGGTGGCAGAACACTTACCCCGGCGCCGGCGTCGACACCCCCAGCCACCTGTATTCCTTTTCGTTCGCCAAGAACGACTGGAACACCCACTTCGAACTACGCAACGAACTTCAGGAGTACTTTGGGCGCGTCCTCAAGGAGGTCGGCGGCAACGAACGAGTCCGGTACAACACCGAAGTTCTCGCCGCGACCTACGACGAGACGTCACGAGGGTGGCACGTTGAGGTACGAAACGCTGACGGATCGATCGAGACCCTGCGCTCCAATGTCGTCATCAGTGCTGTCGGTGTTCTCAATCGACCGGTAACACCGAATCTCCCCGGCATGGAGAGCTTCCGTGGAACGAGTTTCCACTCAGCCAACTGGCCCGAAGGACTCGAGGTCGAAGGCAAGCGGGTCGCCATCGTCGGTACCGGCGCCAGCTCGATGCAGATCACTCCCGCCATCGCGGATCGGGTCGAACACCTGACGGTCTTTCAGCGCTCACCACAATGGGTGGCACCCTTCGAGAAGTTCCGGATGCCCATCCCCACGGAACTTCGGCGACTGTTGCAGTCGTGCCCCCTTTATCACAGCTGGTACTGGATTCGACTGTTCTGGCAGTTCGGCGACAAGGTCATCGAGTCCCTGCGCGTCGATCCTGAGTGGGAACACCCCGAGCGGTCTGTCAACGCTCGGAATGATGCGCACCGTGAGTACTTCACGCGGTACATCACTGCGCAGGTCGGCGACCGTACCGATCTCCTCGACAAGGTGATGCCCGACTACCCCCCGTTCGGCAAGCGCATCCTGCTCGACAACGGTTGGTACGAAGCCCTGCGTCGGGACAACGTCGACCTCGTCAACGAATCGGTTGCCGCCGTGACCGAGACGGGACTCGTCAGCGCATCCGGAGCCGAGATCGACGCCGACATCATCGTCTGGGCTACGGGGTTCGAGGCCGCCCGCTTCGTCTCCTCGCTCGATGTGCGCGGAGTCGATGGACTGTCCCTGCGAGAAGCATGGAATGATGACGACCCACGGGCGTACCTGGGTGTCTCGGTTCCCCAGTTCCCCAACTTCTTCATGCTCGGCGGCCCGAACTCCTTCCCCGGTAGCGGCAGCTTCATGTTCTTCATGGAAGTTCAAATGCGGTACATCCGGGGCCTACTGACCAAAATGTTCGAACAGGACATCGCCGCCATCGACGCACGAACCGATGCAACCGAGCAGTACAACGAGCTCGTCGATACCACCCACGCCCGCACCGTCTGGACCCACCGTGGGATGTCAACCTACTACCGCAACTCGCGCGGACGAGTCGTCTTCGTCATGCCGTTCCTCAACGTCGAGTACTGGGAGATGACGCGACGGCCCGATCTGGAGAACTACACAGTCAGATGA
- a CDS encoding nuclear transport factor 2 family protein: MTTPEQNIEIANNFAKVFSTGDVDAILDCLHPDATYWVSGQIEGMSGNYDKKRLGELLRGVTSIYREGALQITPTGAVAQGDRVAVEAESYAELNNGRVYKNQYHFLFDIADGKIIHVKEYMDTKHAYDIFYS; this comes from the coding sequence GTGACAACCCCTGAACAAAACATAGAAATTGCCAATAATTTCGCCAAGGTGTTCTCGACAGGAGACGTGGATGCCATCCTGGATTGCCTCCACCCCGATGCGACTTACTGGGTGTCAGGGCAGATCGAGGGAATGTCGGGCAACTACGACAAGAAGCGACTTGGCGAACTCCTCCGCGGTGTGACGAGCATCTATAGAGAAGGTGCGCTGCAGATTACACCTACAGGTGCCGTCGCTCAGGGTGACCGGGTTGCCGTCGAGGCGGAGTCCTATGCAGAACTCAACAATGGCCGCGTCTACAAAAACCAGTATCACTTCTTATTCGACATCGCCGACGGAAAAATTATTCACGTCAAGGAGTACATGGACACCAAACACGCTTACGACATCTTCTATTCCTGA
- a CDS encoding MFS transporter: MTHAITSDSSTERVLDLRASRKALIAGSLGNLVEWYEFAIYAYMAPIFAPLFFPSGNPTTAILSTFLIFALAFFLRPVGAVVFGRLTDRIGRRPVLAMIIGLMAASTTVIGLLPTHAHIGMLAPILLTLCRVGQGLSAGGEMGGAVSLMVESAPSNKRGVYGSWSFVGTTLGFVLGGGVATVLAIALSDAQLASWGWRVGFLLAAPMGVVILYLRMRVDETPHFKHMTIERAAHDPSSEVSSAPQGRSLIYFLVTMGAVVVYNAVGNTFMVGMPAFLSKSFEMSFERSYLLALITGIIAAISMPIFGAMSDRVGRRPVLLGGSVAVVVLSYPLYAMLNFGFAGGLTALALAGVLIGAVGGPMPAFLSERFRTRNRATGISVTYTLSVALFGGTAPYIITWMASATGDPLSAAYYTLGCAVISAIALLTIRGVDRDQHRAALED, translated from the coding sequence ATGACTCACGCCATTACCTCGGACTCCTCTACCGAGAGGGTGCTCGATCTGCGCGCCTCCCGGAAGGCGCTGATCGCCGGGTCTCTCGGCAACCTCGTCGAATGGTACGAATTCGCTATCTACGCATATATGGCACCGATTTTCGCGCCGCTGTTCTTCCCTTCCGGCAATCCGACGACGGCGATCCTGTCGACGTTTCTCATCTTCGCGCTCGCGTTCTTCTTGCGTCCTGTCGGTGCTGTCGTCTTTGGACGTTTGACCGATCGAATCGGACGCCGGCCCGTACTGGCGATGATCATCGGGCTGATGGCCGCGTCCACCACGGTTATAGGACTCCTGCCCACGCACGCCCACATCGGGATGCTGGCGCCGATCTTGCTCACTCTCTGCCGTGTCGGTCAAGGCTTGTCGGCCGGTGGTGAGATGGGCGGCGCCGTTTCACTGATGGTGGAGTCCGCACCGTCGAACAAACGCGGGGTGTACGGGTCCTGGTCTTTCGTGGGAACCACACTGGGATTCGTTCTCGGTGGTGGAGTGGCAACAGTGCTGGCGATTGCCCTTTCCGACGCTCAGTTGGCGTCGTGGGGATGGCGAGTCGGCTTCCTGCTCGCCGCCCCAATGGGTGTCGTCATCCTCTATCTGCGGATGCGCGTCGACGAGACACCGCACTTCAAGCACATGACTATCGAACGCGCAGCGCATGACCCGTCGTCGGAGGTTTCGTCGGCACCGCAAGGACGCTCGTTGATCTACTTTCTCGTCACGATGGGTGCCGTCGTCGTCTACAACGCGGTCGGAAACACCTTCATGGTCGGGATGCCGGCGTTCTTGTCGAAAAGCTTCGAGATGTCCTTCGAACGCTCCTACCTGCTCGCGTTGATCACCGGGATCATCGCGGCAATTTCCATGCCGATCTTCGGTGCCATGTCCGATCGAGTGGGGCGTCGTCCTGTCCTACTGGGGGGTTCAGTGGCCGTTGTGGTGCTTTCCTATCCCCTTTATGCCATGCTCAACTTCGGTTTCGCGGGTGGTCTGACCGCGCTTGCGCTCGCTGGGGTGCTTATCGGTGCAGTGGGGGGACCGATGCCGGCCTTTCTTTCCGAACGCTTCCGCACACGAAACCGAGCCACCGGAATTTCCGTCACCTACACGCTCTCGGTGGCGTTGTTCGGAGGCACGGCGCCGTACATCATCACGTGGATGGCCTCGGCGACCGGTGATCCGTTGTCCGCGGCCTACTACACACTCGGCTGCGCCGTGATCAGCGCGATCGCTCTGCTCACAATCCGCGGTGTCGATCGGGACCAGCATCGCGCGGCGCTCGAAGACTGA
- a CDS encoding LLM class flavin-dependent oxidoreductase, whose product MAMETGLIVHPYMRPERTARQTFDWCVKQAIETDKIGFDSIMFSEHASQRWENIPNPELIIAAAARQTERIKFAPMAHILPHHNPAKLAIMVGWLSQILEGRYFLGVGAGAYPDASYIHGIKNGEDTQFTNEMVRESLDIMEKIWKREPFFYEGRFWNAGYPEEKHGDEGDDQHKLADLSPWGGAPEIAVTGFSAKSPSMRFAGERGFRPMSIFSGLDALKMHWDIYSTAAEANGHVADRSRYHVSQTVFVADTDKEAKRLVMEGPIGYCFERYLIPIWWRFGMMDGFIKDAGADRADVDLEWVVDNVFCVGSPDTVVDKINTLFEASGGWGTLQIESHDYSDDPAPWFNSLAMIQSEVAPRISLPQPAVSAG is encoded by the coding sequence ATGGCAATGGAAACAGGACTCATCGTCCACCCGTACATGCGCCCCGAGCGGACCGCGCGCCAGACGTTCGACTGGTGCGTAAAGCAGGCCATCGAGACCGACAAGATCGGCTTCGACTCGATCATGTTCTCCGAGCATGCCTCACAGCGTTGGGAGAATATTCCCAACCCAGAGTTGATCATCGCAGCAGCCGCACGCCAGACCGAGCGGATCAAGTTTGCGCCGATGGCTCACATCCTTCCCCACCACAATCCGGCGAAGCTCGCAATCATGGTCGGCTGGCTGTCGCAGATCCTCGAGGGCCGGTACTTTCTCGGCGTGGGTGCCGGCGCCTATCCGGACGCTTCGTACATTCATGGCATCAAGAACGGTGAAGACACTCAGTTCACCAACGAGATGGTCCGCGAGTCACTCGACATCATGGAGAAGATCTGGAAGCGCGAACCCTTCTTCTATGAAGGACGTTTCTGGAACGCCGGCTACCCGGAAGAGAAGCACGGCGACGAGGGCGACGACCAGCACAAGCTGGCCGACCTCAGTCCGTGGGGTGGTGCACCGGAAATCGCCGTGACCGGATTCAGCGCCAAGTCACCGTCGATGAGGTTCGCGGGCGAGCGCGGATTCCGACCGATGTCGATCTTCTCCGGGCTGGACGCCCTGAAGATGCATTGGGACATCTACTCCACCGCCGCAGAGGCAAATGGGCACGTCGCTGATCGTTCGCGCTATCACGTGTCCCAGACGGTGTTCGTCGCCGACACGGACAAGGAGGCGAAGCGGCTTGTGATGGAAGGGCCAATCGGATACTGCTTCGAGCGCTACCTCATTCCGATCTGGTGGCGCTTCGGCATGATGGACGGATTCATCAAGGACGCCGGAGCGGACAGGGCCGACGTCGATCTGGAATGGGTTGTCGACAACGTGTTCTGTGTGGGCTCACCGGACACCGTGGTAGACAAGATCAACACGTTGTTCGAGGCCAGCGGCGGATGGGGCACGCTGCAGATCGAATCCC
- a CDS encoding LuxR C-terminal-related transcriptional regulator: protein MNADEWREIRELHAKGATIKGIAESLGMSRNTVRRALAYDEPPTDHRPRKGSVADAFEPAIRTLLAEDPDISIADIHRAINWDRSRNTLAKLVRHIRSESSNQPPEVAPYRQYGSSIPTFSTGFVGRDGELFALRRLLGTTRLITITGPGGIGKTRLAVQTATDFRRAFADGVRFIELASLKTSGLLAQEVLDGLGIAQPDLVGRPLEEVLVHYLRHKQMLIILDNCEHIVDSCADLVAYLLRHTSQVSIIATSRERLAVPAEHVFTLAPLSTTRSDDSGSVGAALQLFESRAAAVLAGFSITDRNRDTVRRICSQLDGIPLSIELACARLSVLSVQDLEQRLDRRLELLTTGNRSGPERHRTLQATVDWSYELCTSAQQKLWARLSVFVDEFDLPMAEQVCSDDDLPAQLILDGISALVGKSLLQREQRGDSARFRMLETIREYGAGKLSPTEADALQLRHLESCSTLVRSSVESWASSGQQRAGELLRSNRANLRKALHTALSAGSDKMLSTATELVSTAWFLWSSGFSVREHRMWLMRIAERDTAPTARRGRLLATLGLVQTMQGDRSAASDVLDESIRLASACGDDATIAFATQTKGLKDYLDGDFESAEPLFKDALNRYEELPENIDLLWALHIEMGMFYCSTLDTVRALEHFEFVRVHSELAGERWMLSYAVYGLGLAALADERYDEALRRAMESLALKREFDDVVGTSLVTDLLSWAEAAAGSKERSAVLLGAASRMWESFGMQLYGSRHWVERRAEFESTARTGLGDERFAQCRRRGAEMSIPEMVRFALKEEVPIEHRSSGSSAAALLSPREHEVARHIADGLSNKEIAARMVLSPRTVEGHVVRILRKLGMTGRHQVATAFAMHM, encoded by the coding sequence GTGAACGCCGACGAATGGCGCGAAATACGCGAACTGCACGCGAAGGGCGCAACGATCAAGGGCATTGCCGAGAGTCTCGGTATGTCGCGGAATACTGTTCGTCGCGCACTTGCTTATGACGAGCCGCCCACAGACCACCGTCCCCGGAAGGGGTCGGTCGCCGACGCCTTCGAACCGGCGATTCGGACCCTGCTGGCCGAAGACCCGGACATCAGTATCGCCGACATTCACCGTGCTATTAATTGGGACAGATCACGGAACACCCTTGCCAAGTTGGTGCGCCACATTCGGTCGGAATCGTCGAACCAGCCACCAGAAGTCGCTCCGTATCGCCAGTACGGCAGCAGTATTCCGACCTTCTCGACGGGGTTCGTCGGTCGAGACGGGGAATTATTCGCCCTCCGGCGGCTCCTCGGTACCACACGCCTGATTACGATTACCGGTCCTGGCGGCATCGGAAAGACCCGCCTCGCTGTTCAGACAGCCACCGACTTCCGGAGGGCATTCGCCGACGGCGTGCGCTTCATTGAACTGGCGTCTTTGAAGACATCGGGGCTTCTTGCTCAGGAGGTCCTGGACGGACTGGGGATCGCTCAACCCGACCTGGTTGGGCGTCCGCTCGAGGAGGTCTTGGTTCACTACCTCAGGCACAAGCAGATGTTGATCATTCTCGACAACTGTGAGCACATCGTCGATTCCTGTGCGGACCTTGTCGCCTACCTACTTCGCCACACGTCGCAGGTCAGTATCATCGCCACCAGTCGTGAACGTCTCGCTGTCCCAGCCGAGCACGTTTTCACGTTGGCACCACTCTCGACGACACGCTCCGACGATTCCGGATCCGTCGGCGCCGCCCTCCAGCTATTCGAAAGCCGAGCGGCAGCAGTGCTTGCGGGCTTTTCCATCACCGATCGCAATCGCGACACTGTCCGTCGAATATGTAGCCAGCTGGACGGCATTCCGCTCTCGATCGAACTCGCCTGCGCACGATTGAGCGTGCTTTCGGTCCAAGACCTCGAGCAGCGGCTCGATCGACGGCTGGAGCTGCTGACGACCGGAAATCGGTCCGGACCCGAACGGCATCGCACCTTGCAGGCCACGGTCGATTGGAGTTACGAGCTCTGTACATCGGCCCAGCAAAAGCTATGGGCGCGCTTGTCCGTCTTCGTCGACGAGTTCGACCTACCGATGGCCGAACAGGTGTGTAGCGACGACGACCTACCCGCACAATTAATCCTCGACGGCATCTCCGCACTCGTGGGAAAATCGCTGCTGCAACGCGAGCAGAGGGGTGATTCGGCCCGATTCCGCATGCTTGAAACGATCCGCGAATACGGAGCCGGGAAGCTCAGTCCGACCGAAGCCGACGCGCTACAACTGAGGCACCTCGAGTCGTGCTCAACGCTTGTCAGGTCCTCCGTCGAGTCCTGGGCGAGCTCTGGACAACAGCGGGCAGGCGAATTGCTGCGGAGCAACCGGGCTAATCTGCGCAAGGCCTTGCACACCGCGCTATCGGCGGGAAGCGACAAGATGCTTTCCACCGCAACCGAACTCGTCTCAACGGCCTGGTTCCTCTGGTCCTCTGGATTTTCGGTGCGTGAGCATCGGATGTGGTTGATGCGTATCGCCGAGAGAGATACCGCTCCCACAGCTCGCCGAGGCCGGCTGCTGGCAACCCTGGGACTGGTCCAGACAATGCAAGGCGATCGGTCGGCGGCGTCCGATGTTCTCGACGAATCGATCCGACTCGCCTCGGCGTGCGGTGACGACGCGACCATAGCCTTCGCAACGCAGACCAAAGGACTGAAGGATTACCTGGACGGTGACTTCGAGTCGGCCGAACCGCTATTCAAAGACGCTCTGAACAGGTATGAGGAACTGCCCGAGAACATCGATCTGCTGTGGGCACTCCATATTGAAATGGGGATGTTCTACTGCTCCACCCTGGACACTGTGCGCGCTCTCGAGCATTTCGAGTTTGTGCGTGTGCACTCTGAACTCGCGGGGGAGCGATGGATGCTGTCCTATGCCGTTTATGGCCTCGGTCTCGCTGCCTTGGCGGATGAACGATACGATGAGGCACTGCGCCGTGCGATGGAAAGCCTCGCCCTGAAAAGGGAGTTCGACGACGTGGTCGGCACGTCTCTGGTAACTGACCTGCTCAGCTGGGCGGAGGCGGCCGCAGGGTCGAAAGAACGTTCGGCGGTCCTTCTCGGCGCGGCGTCGCGAATGTGGGAGTCGTTCGGCATGCAACTTTATGGATCCCGGCATTGGGTGGAGCGGCGCGCCGAGTTCGAGTCGACCGCCCGCACCGGCCTCGGGGATGAGCGGTTCGCACAATGTCGCCGCCGTGGAGCGGAGATGTCGATACCGGAGATGGTCCGGTTTGCTCTGAAAGAGGAAGTGCCTATCGAGCACAGATCTTCGGGGTCGTCAGCTGCCGCACTGCTGTCACCGCGCGAACACGAAGTCGCCCGGCATATTGCGGATGGACTGTCGAACAAGGAGATCGCGGCGCGGATGGTCCTGTCTCCCCGCACGGTCGAGGGCCATGTCGTCAGGATCCTCCGCAAGCTTGGAATGACTGGCCGCCACCAGGTAGCGACGGCCTTCGCGATGCACATGTAG